The genomic region TCATCCTCTCTGCAGTCATCATCGGCCGGGCCGCTGTCATGTATGACAACAAGTTCGCGGTCCAGACGCAGGTCTATGGCCCGGAGGCCCGGGGCGGGGCATCGATGAGCCAGGTTGTCATCGATGACGACCCGATCCTCTACCCCAAGGTCGCCAACCCCAACATCTATGTTATCATGTCGCAGGAAGGCTTCGAGAAGTACGGGGCAAGTGCACAGGACCCTGCGGTCATGCTCATCGACTCGACGCTCGTCCACTCCCGCCCAAAGTGCAGGTGCATCGAGATCCCTGCAACGCAGGAAGCCAAGCAGACGCT from uncultured Methanoregula sp. harbors:
- a CDS encoding 2-oxoacid:acceptor oxidoreductase family protein, whose amino-acid sequence is MRHEVRFSGFGGQGIILSAVIIGRAAVMYDNKFAVQTQVYGPEARGGASMSQVVIDDDPILYPKVANPNIYVIMSQEGFEKYGASAQDPAVMLIDSTLVHSRPKCRCIEIPATQEAKQTLKKDIVANIVMLGALVAATQLVSEEALKKAILDSVPKGTEDLNLKAMQLGLTLGKQS